One region of Vitis vinifera cultivar Pinot Noir 40024 chromosome 1, ASM3070453v1 genomic DNA includes:
- the LOC100855072 gene encoding uncharacterized protein LOC100855072 isoform X1 codes for MERETRAVPKVSGLTQRLFSWSLEDIQNEDLYKTQVEKIPGTFQSAEHYFASFVYPLLEETRAQLSLGLELISRAPFAEVICIDKVEPDEELLYNVRVDYWRNRSAGRCLDPYRTVPGDLVIFADAKLETFSDIQCLGRKTWAFALVTEVRENEIEDDGTTVCFKVRVSKERTEGDGKNKWTFMYFLINITTGERIWNALHMSGNLNIIKQVLFTDSTVKESCELCPESSRGVRTETFGTILSSKLNKSQMAAVLASLRKIHCNHKSSVELICGPPGTGKTRTISALLCALLGTNIRTLTCAPTAVAVKEVASRVMKHLKESFETDPQKDASICSLGDLLFFGDYDSTAVGSEMKEIYLDHRVERLAKCFEPLNGWRHSFNSMIVFLEGGVSEDRVSEDELSKMEEGSIDGSKGKRKTYLQLAREQFKSTSLHLREVVITLSTHIPKSFIMEHNFQAMLSLLGFLRSFESLLHQDNMVSEELENLFAGKKNVKHSSKSVADSSTLMEIRSECLHILKNLRNSLDELQFPKNNSKDLLIDFCFQTASSIFSTASDSHKLHLVDMKPLNILVIDEAAQLRECESTIPLQLPGIKLAILIGDKFQLPSRVTSNICDRAGFGRSLYERLSSLDHAKHFLNLQYRMHPSISLFPCSNFYANQILDAPNVKHKAYEKKYLPDPVFRPYLFINISCGREEVDEVGHSVKNMVEVAVLMKIVQNLYQDWRSGIKEELRIGVLSSYTAQVLEIQERFRQKYENNDRFSVKVQTIDGFQGGEEDIILISTVRANNFGSVGVMADVKITNVALTRARHGLWILGSERTLVMSETVWKDIVHDAKDRHCLLNADEDCDLANTIFKVKTELDELDDLLNKDSSLFNSARWKVIFSENFRKAFYNLKSSHTQNTVIALLLKLSTGWRPKRRNIDLPCESSSMILKKFKVGYLYIVCSNDLEKECGYYTQVLKVWDILALEDIPKLVKHLDSLFEMYTDDYLTRCKKKSWEGELEIPMSWTTSYDIVQYKSLSNNATGRISNVSGLARRGGFENSIVSESFLIMKFYSVTFNMVRHFISGHDGRELDLPFELTDQERETIFFNRSSFILGRSGTGKTTVLGMKLFQKEQLFHIASEGLYEVEGHSSTHASQRNEIGECTGDAKGACLHQLFVTVSPRLCNAIRRQLSHFQSFASGGKFLVESSSLDLDYIDPVQFKDIPDSFVNIPSKSYPLVITFHKFLMMLDGTVGISYFSRFPDAHKPSRTVTLQSFIRSREVNYERFISSYWPYFKSHLIKYLDSSAVFTEIISHIKGGLEAGKAHDGRLSREDYLLLSEARVSTLTREQRDRVYDIFLEYEKKKFKKGEYDLSDLVMDLHFRLRNERYEGDHIDFVYIDEVQDLTMRQIALFKYVSKNIDEGFVFSGDTAQTIAKGVHFRFQDIRHLFFKEFVLGSRTDATDEKKEKGKLSKIFHLSQNFRTHAGVLNLAQSIIDLLYHFFPLTIDELNPETSLINGEAPVLIECGNFKDALSTIFGDSENAKGNAGFGAEQVILVRNDSAKEEISKYVGKKALVLTILECKGLEFRDVLLCNFFGSCPFKHWRVLYQFMNRLIWLILNPLYLFQVLMRQNTMSCALS; via the exons atgGAGAGGGAGACGAGAGCAGTTCCCAAAGTCTCTGGGTTGACCCAGCGGCTGTTTTCTTGGTCCCTTGAAGACATTCAGAATGAAGATCTTTACAAGACCCAG GTGGAAAAGATTCCTGGTACATTTCAATCAGCAGAGCATTATTTTGCATCATTTGTATACCCTTTACTGGAAGAAACAAGGGCTCAACTCTCTTTAGGTTTGGAGCTGATTTCCAGGGCACCTTTCGCTGAAGTTATCTGTATTGACAAGGTTGAACCAGATGAAGAATTACTATACAATGTCAGGGTTGATTACTGGAGAAACAGGTCCGCTGGCCGTTGTCTGGACCCTTATAGAACAGTGCCTGGAGATCTTGTTATTTTTGCAGATGCTAAACTTGAAACTTTTTCTGATATACAATGCTTGGGGAGGAAGACATGGGCTTTTGCATTGGTCACTGAAGTCAGAGAGAATGAGATTGAGGATGATGGTACAACTGTTTGTTTTAAAGTCCGAGTATCAAAAGAGAGAACAGAAGGAGATGGGAAGAACAAATGGACCTTCATGtatttcctaattaatataacaaCTGGTGAAAGAATTTGGAATGCACTACACATGTCTGGGAATCTGAATATTATCAAACAAGTTTTGTTCACTGATTCAACG GTTAAAGAAAGTTGTGAACTCTGTCCAGAGAGCAGTAGAGGAGTACGCACTGAAACTTTTGGCACAATCCTATCGTCTAAGCTGAATAAGTCTCAAATGGCTGCGGTTTTGGCTTCACTTCGTAAAATTCACTGCAACCACAAGTCATCTGTGGAACTTATCTGTGGCCCACCAGGAACAGGGAAGACTAGAACTATTAGTGCATTGCTATGTGCTCTCTTGGGAACAAACATAAGGACTCTTACTTGTGCTCCAACTGCTGTTGCAGTTAAGGAGGTGGCATCTCGGGTTATGAAGCATTTGAAAGAGTCATTTGAAACAGACCCTCAGAAGGATGCTTCGATTTGTTCCTTGGGAGATCTTCTCTTCTTTGGTGACTATGACTCCACTGCAGTTGGTTCAGAGATGAAAGAGATATATTTGGATCATCGTGTAGAAAGACTGGCAAAGTGCTTTGAGCCACTAAATGGTTGGAGGCATTCTTTCAACTCAATGATAGTTTTCCTTGAAGGTGGTGTTTCTGAGGACCGTGTCTCTGAAGATGAATTGTCTAAAATGGAGGAAGGCAGCATTGATGGTAGCAAGGGAAAGAGAAAAACATATCTTCAGTTGGCAAGAGAGCAGTTCAAATCTACATCTTTGCATCTCAGGGAAGTTGTCATTACCCTCTCTACCCATATACCCAAAAGCTTTATTATGGAACACAACTTCCAAGCAATGTTATCTCTTCTAGGCTTCCTCCGTTCTTTTGAATCTTTGTTGCATCAAGACAATATGGTTTCTGAAGAACTAGAAAACCTGTTTgcagggaaaaaaaatgtgaagcaTTCTTCTAAGTCTGTTGCGGATTCATCAACCTTGATGGAAATCAGAAGCGAATGCCTTCACATTCTAAAAAATCTTCGGAATTCGCTTGATGAGCTTCAATTTCCAAAGAATAACAGCAAAGATTTGTTAATAGATTTCTGTTTTCAAACAGCTTCTTCTATTTTCTCCACTGCTTCTGATTCGCATAAACTACATTTGGTGGATATGAAGCCATTAAACATTTTGGTTATTGATGAAGCTGCACAGTTAAGAGAGTGTGAGTCAACCATTCCACTCCAACTTCCTGGTATAAAGCTTGCTATTCTGATTGGGGATAAGTTCCAATTACCCTCAAGAGTGACAAGCAAT ATTTGTGATAGAGCTGGCTTCGGGAGAAGCTTATATGAAAGATTGAGTTCACTGGATCATGCAAAGCACTTCCTCAATCTGCAGTACCGAATGCATCCATCAATCAGTTTGTTTCCATGCTCAAATTTTTATGCAAATCAAATATTGGATGCTCCAAATGTTAAGCATAAagcctatgaaaaaaaatatcttcccGACCCAGTTTTTAGACCATATTTATTCATAAATATTTCTTGTGGGAGGGAGGAAGTGGATGAGGTTGGACATAGTGTGAAAAATATGGTTGAGGTGGCTGTTTTGATGAAGATAGTACAGAATCTATACCAAG ATTGGAGGAGTGGAATAAAGGAGGAGCTTAGAATTGGTGTACTATCCTCATATACTGCTCAAGTACTTGAAATTCAAGAAAGATTCAGACAGAAGTATGAGAACAACGATAGGTTTTCAGTAAAGGTACAGACAATTGATGGGTTTCAGGGTGGAGAAGAAGATATAATACTGATATCAACTGTACGAGCTAATAATTTTGGATCAGTTGGGGTTATGGCCGAtgttaaaataactaatgttgCTTTAACAAGAGCTAG ACATGGTCTTTGGATTTTGGGGAGTGAAAGGACCCTAGTTATGAGTGAAACAGTGTGGAAAGATATTGTTCATGATGCTAAGGATCGACATTGTCTTTTGAATGCTGATGAAGATTGTGATTTGGCCAATACTATATTTAAGGTCAAGACAGAGCTTGATGAACTGGATGATTTACTTAATAAGGATAGTTCACTGTTCAACAGTGCTAGATGGAAG GTTATTTTCagtgaaaattttagaaaagcGTTCTATAACTTGAAGTCATCTCATACTCAGAATACGGTCATCGCCTTATTACTAAAACTGTCAACTGGCTGGCGACCTAAAAGGAGGAATATAGATTTGCCTTGTGAAAGTTCTtccatgattttgaaaaaattcaagGTGGGATATCTGTACATTGTTTGCTCAAATGATCTTGAGAAGGAATGTGGCTACTATACCCAGGTTCTTAAAGTTTGGGATATATTAGCATTGGAGGATATTCCGAAGCTGGTTAAACACCTTGACAGCCTATTTGAAATGTACACTGATGATTATCTCACTCGTTGCAAGAAGAAATCTTGGGAGGG GGAATTGGAAATTCCAATGAGTTGGACAACTTCATATGATATTGTTCAATACAAGAGTCTTAGCAATAATGCAACTGGTAGAATTTCAAATGTTAGTGGTCTGGCCAGAAGAGGTGGTTTTGAGAACTCAATTGTGAGTGAGAgctttttaattatgaaattttactCCGTGACATTTAATATGGTGCGACACTTTATTTCTGGCCATGATGGTAGAGAACTGGATCTTCCCTTTGAATTAACTGACCAAGAACGGGAGACCATTTTCTTCAATAGAAGCAGTTTTATACTTGGAAGGTCTGGCACCGGGAAAACTACAGTTTTGGGCATGAAGCTATTCCAGAAAGAGCAATTGTTTCATATTGCTTCAGAGGGATTATATGAAGTTGAGGGCCATTCGTCTACGCATGCTAGTCAGAGAAATGAAATTGGTGAATGCACTGGCGATGCAAAGGGAGCATGCTTGCACCAACTTTTTGTTACGGTTAGTCCGAGACTGTGTAATGCCATTAGACGACAATTATCTCACTTCCAAAG CTTTGCTTCTGGTGGGAAATTTTTGGTAGAAAGTAGTTCACTAGATTTGGATTATATCGACCCGGTGCAATTCAAGGATATTCCAGATTCTTTTGTTAATATCCCATCGAAGTCATACCCCCTTGTTATCACTTTTCATAAGTTTTTGATGATGCTTGATGGAACAGTGGGTATTTCGTACTTCTCAAGATTTCCTGATGCACATAAACCTTCAAGAACCGTTACCCTGCAAAGCTTTATCAGATCAAGAGAGGTTAATTATGAGAGATTCATATCATCTTACTGGCCCTATTTCAAATCCCATCTAATAAAATATCTCGACTCTTCTGCAGTTTTTACTGAGATAATTTCTCATATAAAAGGTGGGTTAGAAGCAGGAAAGGCCCATGATGGTAGACTCTCTCGCGAGGACTATCTTTTACTATCTGAGGCTCGGGTGTCTACTCTTACCAGGGAGCAAAGAGACAGAGTTTACGATATTTTTCTagaatatgaaaagaaaaagttcaagaagGGTGAATATGATTTGTCTGACTTAGTAATGGATCTTCATTTTCGACTTAGAAATGAAAGATATGAAGGTGATCACATTGATTTTGTGTACATTGACGAGGTGCAGGACCTGACCATGAGACAGATTGCTCTTTTCAAGTATGTCAGTAAAAATATTGATGAGGGATTTGTTTTCTCGGGTGATACAGCACAAACTATTGCTAAGGGGGTTCATTTTAGGTTCCAGGATATACGCCATTTGTTCTTCAAGGAATTTGTATTGGGCTCTAGAACTGATGCAACTgatgaaaagaaagagaaaggaaaattatcgaaaatttttcatttgagCCAAAACTTTCGCACACATGCTGGTGTGCTTAACTTAGCACAAAGCATAATTGACCTTCTTTACCATTTCTTCCCTTTAACTATTGATGAATTGAACCCTGAGACAAGCCTTATAAATGGGGAAGCTCCAGTTTTGATTGAATGTGGGAATTTCAAAGATGCATTGTCAACTATTTTTGGAGATAGCGAAAACGCCAAAGGAAATGCTGGTTTTGGAGCCGAGCAGGTTATATTAGTGCGGAATGATTCTGCTAAGGAGGAAATTTCTAAATATGTTGGAAAGAAAGCTCTTGTTCTGACAATATTGGAGTGCAAGGGCCTAGAGTTTCGg GATGTCTTGTTGTGTAACTTCTTTGGGTCATGCCCTTTCAAACATTGGAGAGTCTTATATCAGTTTATGAATAGATTAATTTGGTTGATTCTAAATCCCTTATATCTTTTCCAAGTTTTGATGAGGCAAAACACAATGTCTTGTGCTCTGAGCTGA
- the LOC100855072 gene encoding uncharacterized protein LOC100855072 isoform X2: MERETRAVPKVSGLTQRLFSWSLEDIQNEDLYKTQVEKIPGTFQSAEHYFASFVYPLLEETRAQLSLGLELISRAPFAEVICIDKVEPDEELLYNVRVDYWRNRSAGRCLDPYRTVPGDLVIFADAKLETFSDIQCLGRKTWAFALVTEVRENEIEDDGTTVCFKVRVSKERTEGDGKNKWTFMYFLINITTGERIWNALHMSGNLNIIKQVLFTDSTVKESCELCPESSRGVRTETFGTILSSKLNKSQMAAVLASLRKIHCNHKSSVELICGPPGTGKTRTISALLCALLGTNIRTLTCAPTAVAVKEVASRVMKHLKESFETDPQKDASICSLGDLLFFGDYDSTAVGSEMKEIYLDHRVERLAKCFEPLNGWRHSFNSMIVFLEGGVSEDRVSEDELSKMEEGSIDGSKGKRKTYLQLAREQFKSTSLHLREVVITLSTHIPKSFIMEHNFQAMLSLLGFLRSFESLLHQDNMVSEELENLFAGKKNVKHSSKSVADSSTLMEIRSECLHILKNLRNSLDELQFPKNNSKDLLIDFCFQTASSIFSTASDSHKLHLVDMKPLNILVIDEAAQLRECESTIPLQLPGIKLAILIGDKFQLPSRVTSNICDRAGFGRSLYERLSSLDHAKHFLNLQYRMHPSISLFPCSNFYANQILDAPNVKHKAYEKKYLPDPVFRPYLFINISCGREEVDEVGHSVKNMVEVAVLMKIVQNLYQDWRSGIKEELRIGVLSSYTAQVLEIQERFRQKYENNDRFSVKVQTIDGFQGGEEDIILISTVRANNFGSVGVMADVKITNVALTRARHGLWILGSERTLVMSETVWKDIVHDAKDRHCLLNADEDCDLANTIFKVKTELDELDDLLNKDSSLFNSARWKVIFSENFRKAFYNLKSSHTQNTVIALLLKLSTGWRPKRRNIDLPCESSSMILKKFKVGYLYIVCSNDLEKECGYYTQVLKVWDILALEDIPKLVKHLDSLFEMYTDDYLTRCKKKSWEGELEIPMSWTTSYDIVQYKSLSNNATGRISNVSGLARRGGFENSIVSESFLIMKFYSVTFNMVRHFISGHDGRELDLPFELTDQERETIFFNRSSFILGRSGTGKTTVLGMKLFQKEQLFHIASEGLYEVEGHSSTHASQRNEIGECTGDAKGACLHQLFVTVSPRLCNAIRRQLSHFQSFASGGKFLVESSSLDLDYIDPVQFKDIPDSFVNIPSKSYPLVITFHKFLMMLDGTVGISYFSRFPDAHKPSRTVTLQSFIRSREFLLR; encoded by the exons atgGAGAGGGAGACGAGAGCAGTTCCCAAAGTCTCTGGGTTGACCCAGCGGCTGTTTTCTTGGTCCCTTGAAGACATTCAGAATGAAGATCTTTACAAGACCCAG GTGGAAAAGATTCCTGGTACATTTCAATCAGCAGAGCATTATTTTGCATCATTTGTATACCCTTTACTGGAAGAAACAAGGGCTCAACTCTCTTTAGGTTTGGAGCTGATTTCCAGGGCACCTTTCGCTGAAGTTATCTGTATTGACAAGGTTGAACCAGATGAAGAATTACTATACAATGTCAGGGTTGATTACTGGAGAAACAGGTCCGCTGGCCGTTGTCTGGACCCTTATAGAACAGTGCCTGGAGATCTTGTTATTTTTGCAGATGCTAAACTTGAAACTTTTTCTGATATACAATGCTTGGGGAGGAAGACATGGGCTTTTGCATTGGTCACTGAAGTCAGAGAGAATGAGATTGAGGATGATGGTACAACTGTTTGTTTTAAAGTCCGAGTATCAAAAGAGAGAACAGAAGGAGATGGGAAGAACAAATGGACCTTCATGtatttcctaattaatataacaaCTGGTGAAAGAATTTGGAATGCACTACACATGTCTGGGAATCTGAATATTATCAAACAAGTTTTGTTCACTGATTCAACG GTTAAAGAAAGTTGTGAACTCTGTCCAGAGAGCAGTAGAGGAGTACGCACTGAAACTTTTGGCACAATCCTATCGTCTAAGCTGAATAAGTCTCAAATGGCTGCGGTTTTGGCTTCACTTCGTAAAATTCACTGCAACCACAAGTCATCTGTGGAACTTATCTGTGGCCCACCAGGAACAGGGAAGACTAGAACTATTAGTGCATTGCTATGTGCTCTCTTGGGAACAAACATAAGGACTCTTACTTGTGCTCCAACTGCTGTTGCAGTTAAGGAGGTGGCATCTCGGGTTATGAAGCATTTGAAAGAGTCATTTGAAACAGACCCTCAGAAGGATGCTTCGATTTGTTCCTTGGGAGATCTTCTCTTCTTTGGTGACTATGACTCCACTGCAGTTGGTTCAGAGATGAAAGAGATATATTTGGATCATCGTGTAGAAAGACTGGCAAAGTGCTTTGAGCCACTAAATGGTTGGAGGCATTCTTTCAACTCAATGATAGTTTTCCTTGAAGGTGGTGTTTCTGAGGACCGTGTCTCTGAAGATGAATTGTCTAAAATGGAGGAAGGCAGCATTGATGGTAGCAAGGGAAAGAGAAAAACATATCTTCAGTTGGCAAGAGAGCAGTTCAAATCTACATCTTTGCATCTCAGGGAAGTTGTCATTACCCTCTCTACCCATATACCCAAAAGCTTTATTATGGAACACAACTTCCAAGCAATGTTATCTCTTCTAGGCTTCCTCCGTTCTTTTGAATCTTTGTTGCATCAAGACAATATGGTTTCTGAAGAACTAGAAAACCTGTTTgcagggaaaaaaaatgtgaagcaTTCTTCTAAGTCTGTTGCGGATTCATCAACCTTGATGGAAATCAGAAGCGAATGCCTTCACATTCTAAAAAATCTTCGGAATTCGCTTGATGAGCTTCAATTTCCAAAGAATAACAGCAAAGATTTGTTAATAGATTTCTGTTTTCAAACAGCTTCTTCTATTTTCTCCACTGCTTCTGATTCGCATAAACTACATTTGGTGGATATGAAGCCATTAAACATTTTGGTTATTGATGAAGCTGCACAGTTAAGAGAGTGTGAGTCAACCATTCCACTCCAACTTCCTGGTATAAAGCTTGCTATTCTGATTGGGGATAAGTTCCAATTACCCTCAAGAGTGACAAGCAAT ATTTGTGATAGAGCTGGCTTCGGGAGAAGCTTATATGAAAGATTGAGTTCACTGGATCATGCAAAGCACTTCCTCAATCTGCAGTACCGAATGCATCCATCAATCAGTTTGTTTCCATGCTCAAATTTTTATGCAAATCAAATATTGGATGCTCCAAATGTTAAGCATAAagcctatgaaaaaaaatatcttcccGACCCAGTTTTTAGACCATATTTATTCATAAATATTTCTTGTGGGAGGGAGGAAGTGGATGAGGTTGGACATAGTGTGAAAAATATGGTTGAGGTGGCTGTTTTGATGAAGATAGTACAGAATCTATACCAAG ATTGGAGGAGTGGAATAAAGGAGGAGCTTAGAATTGGTGTACTATCCTCATATACTGCTCAAGTACTTGAAATTCAAGAAAGATTCAGACAGAAGTATGAGAACAACGATAGGTTTTCAGTAAAGGTACAGACAATTGATGGGTTTCAGGGTGGAGAAGAAGATATAATACTGATATCAACTGTACGAGCTAATAATTTTGGATCAGTTGGGGTTATGGCCGAtgttaaaataactaatgttgCTTTAACAAGAGCTAG ACATGGTCTTTGGATTTTGGGGAGTGAAAGGACCCTAGTTATGAGTGAAACAGTGTGGAAAGATATTGTTCATGATGCTAAGGATCGACATTGTCTTTTGAATGCTGATGAAGATTGTGATTTGGCCAATACTATATTTAAGGTCAAGACAGAGCTTGATGAACTGGATGATTTACTTAATAAGGATAGTTCACTGTTCAACAGTGCTAGATGGAAG GTTATTTTCagtgaaaattttagaaaagcGTTCTATAACTTGAAGTCATCTCATACTCAGAATACGGTCATCGCCTTATTACTAAAACTGTCAACTGGCTGGCGACCTAAAAGGAGGAATATAGATTTGCCTTGTGAAAGTTCTtccatgattttgaaaaaattcaagGTGGGATATCTGTACATTGTTTGCTCAAATGATCTTGAGAAGGAATGTGGCTACTATACCCAGGTTCTTAAAGTTTGGGATATATTAGCATTGGAGGATATTCCGAAGCTGGTTAAACACCTTGACAGCCTATTTGAAATGTACACTGATGATTATCTCACTCGTTGCAAGAAGAAATCTTGGGAGGG GGAATTGGAAATTCCAATGAGTTGGACAACTTCATATGATATTGTTCAATACAAGAGTCTTAGCAATAATGCAACTGGTAGAATTTCAAATGTTAGTGGTCTGGCCAGAAGAGGTGGTTTTGAGAACTCAATTGTGAGTGAGAgctttttaattatgaaattttactCCGTGACATTTAATATGGTGCGACACTTTATTTCTGGCCATGATGGTAGAGAACTGGATCTTCCCTTTGAATTAACTGACCAAGAACGGGAGACCATTTTCTTCAATAGAAGCAGTTTTATACTTGGAAGGTCTGGCACCGGGAAAACTACAGTTTTGGGCATGAAGCTATTCCAGAAAGAGCAATTGTTTCATATTGCTTCAGAGGGATTATATGAAGTTGAGGGCCATTCGTCTACGCATGCTAGTCAGAGAAATGAAATTGGTGAATGCACTGGCGATGCAAAGGGAGCATGCTTGCACCAACTTTTTGTTACGGTTAGTCCGAGACTGTGTAATGCCATTAGACGACAATTATCTCACTTCCAAAG CTTTGCTTCTGGTGGGAAATTTTTGGTAGAAAGTAGTTCACTAGATTTGGATTATATCGACCCGGTGCAATTCAAGGATATTCCAGATTCTTTTGTTAATATCCCATCGAAGTCATACCCCCTTGTTATCACTTTTCATAAGTTTTTGATGATGCTTGATGGAACAGTGGGTATTTCGTACTTCTCAAGATTTCCTGATGCACATAAACCTTCAAGAACCGTTACCCTGCAAAGCTTTATCAGATCAAGAGAG TTTTTACTGAGATAA
- the LOC132254521 gene encoding uncharacterized protein LOC132254521, protein MVSIVHELLCDEEGTVEWLEKSNTDLKDYPVLVLRLVVIMCLICVNSGKHFDLLFDLLGRNCIISHLPKQFYDAFLGRQKRSFVEVLAEALKQIESVLVIVSWGNNHFHFSPDAILLDDVVNQNKEGILRVLFPKNVSSRGQQSLVYSDCGKASEPDSSNSSTADQNMKARNEAEGKDLQENYERFCEIFNALKPLENAKDAGMEKCNLNNPRVQVLVEKSINLIVAVMTQYFQMIPCDSEDEKMAGEPNRVHCEDGNLLWHANRMVDGFKQLSYLLNRSPVFSGENLEKNMSNFELLLKQLQPGKARVEPFMRQICLKNAAAAGSRTTEDKNG, encoded by the exons ATGGTCTCCATCGTTCATGAGCTACTTTGTGATGAGGAGGGAACAGTGGAATGGCTTGAAAAATCTAATACAGATTTGAAGGACTATCCAGTGCTGGTGTTAAGACTAGTTGTGATAATGTGTTTAATTTGTGTGAACTCGGGAAAGCATTTTGATTTACTGTTTGATTTGCTCGGTAGGAACTGCATTATTTCACATCTACCAAAGCAGTTCTATGATGCCTTTCTTGGTAGACAGAAACGCAGTTTTGTTGAAGTACTTGCAGAAGCTCTAAAGCAGATCGAGAGTGTGCTTGTGATAGTGAGTTGGGGAAATAATCATTTTCACTTCTCTCCTGATGCAATTCTTTTGGATGATGTGGTTAACCAAAACAAAGAGGGCATACTGCGTGTATTGTTTCCGAAAAATGTTTCAAGCCGTGGACAGCAATCATTGGTCTATAGTGATTGTGGGAAAGCGTCTGAGCCTGATTCTTCAAACTCATCCACTGCAGACCAGAACATGAAGGCGAGGAATGAAGCTGAAGGAAAGGATCTGCAAGAGAATTATGAACGCTTCTGTGAAATATTTAATGCTCTGAAGCCATTAGAGAATGCAAAGGATGCGGGCATGGAAAAATGCAATTTAAATAACCCAAGGGTGCAG GTCTTGGTGGAGAAAAGTATCAACCTCATAGTTGCTGTCATGACCCAATACTTTCAGATGATCCCTTGTGACAGTGAAGATGAAAAGATGGCTGGGGAACCAAACAGGGTCCACTGCGAAGATGGGAATCTTCTTTGGCATGCAAACAGAATGGTTGATGGCTTTAAGCAGCTTTCTTATCTGCTGAATCGGAGTCCAGTTTTCAG TGGGGAGAATCTTGAGAAAAACATGTCAAATTTTGAACTACTTTTGAAGCAGTTGCAGCCAGGAAAGGCGAGGGTAGAGCCTTTCATGAGACAGATATGCTTGAAGAATGCTGCAGCTGCTGGGTCCAGGACTACTGAAGATAAAAACGGATGA